The following coding sequences lie in one Mycobacterium sp. Z3061 genomic window:
- a CDS encoding HdeD family acid-resistance protein: protein MENSSATLPAPSLLPHLWKTTLISGVLSLVVGVVIVAWPGMSVLVAAVAFGVYLLITGAAQVAFAFALHVSAGSRILLFISGAASLILAVLAFRHFGNAVLLLAIWIGVGFIFRGVATTVSAISDPALPGRGWQIFIGVISLLAGIVVMASPFESIITLALVVGVWCIVIGVFEIVSAFGIRKASQNLR, encoded by the coding sequence ATGGAAAACAGTTCCGCAACGTTGCCTGCCCCGAGCTTGCTGCCCCATCTCTGGAAGACCACGCTGATTTCGGGCGTTTTGTCACTGGTCGTCGGCGTCGTGATCGTGGCGTGGCCAGGTATGTCGGTGCTGGTCGCCGCCGTTGCGTTCGGCGTCTACCTGTTGATCACCGGCGCCGCGCAGGTGGCCTTCGCCTTCGCGTTGCATGTCTCCGCGGGCAGCCGCATTCTGCTGTTCATCAGCGGCGCGGCGTCACTCATCCTCGCCGTGCTGGCGTTCCGGCATTTCGGTAATGCCGTTCTGCTGCTTGCCATTTGGATCGGGGTCGGCTTCATCTTCCGAGGTGTCGCGACGACGGTCTCGGCCATCAGCGATCCGGCTCTGCCCGGCCGCGGCTGGCAGATTTTCATCGGCGTGATCAGCCTGCTTGCCGGAATCGTGGTGATGGCCTCCCCGTTCGAGTCGATCATCACCCTGGCTCTGGTGGTCGGCGTCTGGTGCATCGTCATCGGCGTGTTCGAGATCGTGTCGGCTTTCGGTATCCGCAAGGCATCCCAGAACCTCAGGTAA
- a CDS encoding phosphatidylglycerol lysyltransferase domain-containing protein, which produces MKQPSTGLMPRIHRHERVVVQVDSLAARCIGALAVLVAACWLIAVVTRDRHDAERLTWSLTILAAVVLIARGVFLGRPVTALHAAAAGTLLVIGLGAHVLALNMLGQLLIAGSGLALMWPMSARARPEDLPRVWALVNATHQDPLAPFVMQTGKCYHFNADHTAALAYRTRFGFAVVSGDPIGDETRFPALVADFAALCHGRGWRMVVLACSERRLGLWNPATVGQSLRPIPIGRDVVVGAADFELAGRRFRNLRQAVNRTHNAGVTTEIVAEQELDPSLRAELTAVLFASAKGAHTDRGFCMNLDGVLQGRYPGAQLIIARDAEGVVQGFHRYATAGAGSDVTLDVPWRRRGAPNGIDERLSVDMITSSKERGAQRVSLAFAAFPELFDDDRQGWLMRSCYVLIHVLDPLIALESLARYLRKYHAEDARRYALVSLTQIVLLAFVLLSLEFMPRRRQL; this is translated from the coding sequence ATGAAACAACCGTCAACCGGTCTGATGCCACGCATTCACCGGCATGAACGTGTTGTGGTTCAGGTTGATTCCCTCGCGGCCCGGTGCATCGGCGCGCTGGCGGTCCTGGTTGCGGCCTGCTGGTTGATCGCGGTGGTGACCCGCGACCGGCACGATGCCGAACGGCTGACCTGGTCGCTGACCATTCTGGCCGCGGTGGTGTTGATCGCCCGGGGCGTCTTCCTCGGACGTCCGGTGACGGCGTTGCACGCTGCAGCCGCGGGCACGCTGCTGGTCATCGGCCTGGGTGCCCACGTGCTGGCACTGAACATGCTCGGCCAACTGCTCATCGCCGGTTCGGGGCTGGCGCTGATGTGGCCGATGTCCGCCCGCGCCCGGCCCGAGGATCTGCCGCGGGTGTGGGCATTGGTCAATGCCACCCACCAGGACCCGTTGGCCCCGTTCGTGATGCAGACCGGCAAGTGCTACCACTTCAACGCCGACCACACCGCGGCGCTGGCGTACCGGACCAGGTTCGGGTTTGCGGTGGTGAGCGGCGATCCGATCGGTGATGAAACCCGATTCCCGGCTCTGGTCGCCGATTTCGCCGCTCTGTGTCACGGCCGTGGCTGGCGGATGGTGGTGTTGGCGTGCAGCGAGCGCCGGCTCGGCCTGTGGAACCCGGCGACGGTGGGACAGTCGTTGCGTCCCATACCAATCGGCCGCGACGTCGTCGTCGGGGCCGCCGATTTCGAGCTCGCCGGACGCCGGTTCCGCAACCTGCGGCAGGCGGTGAACCGCACGCATAATGCCGGCGTCACCACCGAGATCGTCGCCGAGCAGGAACTTGACCCGAGCCTTCGTGCCGAGCTGACCGCGGTGTTGTTCGCCTCGGCGAAAGGCGCTCATACCGACCGCGGCTTCTGTATGAATCTCGATGGCGTACTGCAGGGGCGCTATCCCGGGGCGCAACTGATCATCGCCAGGGACGCAGAGGGAGTCGTGCAGGGATTCCACCGGTACGCGACCGCCGGCGCCGGCAGCGACGTCACCCTGGACGTACCATGGCGGCGTCGCGGGGCGCCCAACGGGATCGACGAACGGCTCAGCGTCGACATGATCACGTCTTCCAAAGAGCGCGGAGCACAACGTGTTTCGTTGGCCTTTGCGGCATTTCCGGAGCTGTTCGACGACGATCGTCAAGGCTGGCTCATGCGGTCTTGCTATGTGCTGATCCACGTGCTGGATCCGTTGATCGCTCTCGAGTCGCTGGCCCGGTACCTGCGCAAATACCACGCCGAGGACGCCCGGCGATATGCGCTGGTGTCGTTGACGCAGATTGTGCTGTTGGCGTTCGTGCTGCTGTCGCTGGAGTTCATGCCGCGCCGGCGACAGCTGTGA
- a CDS encoding ANTAR domain-containing response regulator: MTGPTTDADAAPPPRRVLIAEDEALIRMDLAEMLREEGYDIVGEAGDGQEAVELAEQHKPDLVIMDVKMPRRDGIDAAAEIASKRIAPIVVLTAFSQRDLVERARDAGAMAYLVKPFTASDLVPAIELAVSRFSELTALEREVETLSDRLETRKLVERAKGLLQVKQGMTEPEAFKWIQRAAMDRRTSMKRVAEVVLETLDTPKE, from the coding sequence ATGACCGGCCCCACCACCGACGCCGACGCCGCTCCGCCGCCGCGCCGGGTCCTCATCGCGGAAGACGAAGCGCTCATCCGCATGGACCTGGCTGAGATGCTGCGAGAGGAGGGGTACGACATCGTCGGCGAGGCCGGCGATGGCCAGGAAGCCGTCGAGCTTGCCGAGCAGCACAAGCCCGACCTGGTGATCATGGACGTGAAGATGCCCCGGCGTGACGGCATCGACGCGGCGGCCGAGATCGCCAGCAAGCGCATCGCGCCGATCGTGGTTCTGACCGCCTTCAGCCAGCGCGATCTGGTCGAGCGGGCCAGGGACGCAGGCGCGATGGCGTATCTGGTGAAGCCGTTCACGGCCAGCGACCTGGTTCCGGCGATCGAGTTGGCGGTCAGCCGGTTCAGTGAGCTCACCGCGTTGGAGCGGGAAGTCGAGACGCTTTCGGACCGGCTGGAAACCCGCAAACTGGTCGAGCGCGCCAAAGGCCTCCTGCAGGTCAAGCAGGGCATGACCGAGCCCGAAGCATTCAAGTGGATTCAACGGGCGGCCATGGACCGGCGGACGTCGATGAAGCGGGTCGCCGAGGTCGTACTGGAGACGCTGGACACCCCCAAGGAGTAG
- the cydB gene encoding cytochrome d ubiquinol oxidase subunit II: protein MNLQQLWFGLIAALFLGFFVLEGFDFGVGMLMEPFARVSKGDREAHRRAALNTIGPVWDGNEVWLITAGAAMFAAFPGWYATVFSTLYLPLLAILFGMILRIVSIEWRGKVDDTKWRGWADFGIAVGSWLPAILWGTAFAILVRGLPVDADGQVNLSIGDVLNPYTLLGGVATAALFLFYGALFVALKTAGGIRDDAHRFARWFSLPATALVAGFGVWTQLAYGKDWTWAVLGVAVVAQLVAVLLAWRQASDGWAFVCALLVVASVVVLLFGALFPNLVPSTLNSQWNVTIYNASSTPYTLKIMTWVAAIMTPLTVVYQGWTYWVFRQRISADGIPPSIGLTRRPS, encoded by the coding sequence GTGAACCTTCAACAGTTGTGGTTCGGCCTGATCGCGGCGCTGTTCCTCGGCTTCTTCGTCCTCGAAGGGTTCGACTTCGGGGTGGGCATGCTGATGGAGCCGTTTGCGCGGGTGAGCAAGGGCGACCGGGAAGCGCACCGGCGCGCCGCACTTAACACCATCGGCCCCGTGTGGGACGGCAACGAAGTCTGGCTGATCACCGCCGGCGCGGCGATGTTCGCGGCCTTCCCGGGCTGGTATGCCACCGTGTTCTCAACGCTGTACCTGCCGCTGTTGGCGATCCTGTTCGGCATGATCCTGCGCATCGTGTCGATCGAGTGGCGCGGCAAGGTCGACGACACCAAGTGGCGGGGCTGGGCCGACTTCGGCATCGCGGTCGGGTCGTGGCTGCCCGCGATCCTGTGGGGCACGGCGTTTGCGATTCTGGTGCGAGGCCTGCCGGTGGACGCCGACGGTCAGGTCAACCTGTCGATCGGCGATGTGCTCAACCCCTACACCCTGCTCGGTGGCGTCGCCACCGCCGCGCTGTTCCTGTTCTACGGCGCACTGTTCGTCGCACTCAAAACCGCCGGCGGCATCCGCGACGACGCCCACCGGTTCGCCCGCTGGTTCTCACTGCCGGCCACCGCACTCGTTGCGGGGTTCGGGGTTTGGACGCAGCTGGCCTACGGCAAGGATTGGACCTGGGCGGTACTGGGCGTGGCAGTGGTCGCCCAGCTGGTGGCGGTGCTGCTGGCGTGGCGGCAGGCATCCGACGGGTGGGCCTTCGTGTGTGCCCTGCTGGTGGTGGCGAGCGTGGTGGTGCTGTTGTTCGGCGCGCTCTTCCCGAACCTGGTGCCGTCGACGCTGAACAGCCAGTGGAACGTCACGATCTACAACGCCTCGTCGACGCCTTACACGCTCAAGATCATGACGTGGGTCGCCGCGATCATGACGCCCCTGACGGTGGTGTACCAGGGTTGGACGTATTGGGTCTTCCGGCAACGCATCTCGGCTGACGGAATACCGCCCTCAATCGGTCTGACCAGGCGCCCGTCCTGA
- a CDS encoding adenylate/guanylate cyclase domain-containing protein: protein MGAKKCGARSAGADGVQRRPDCVAAVRSPARDLRQHYAASAARRARILNIAAWMSVVVSASFIGVQFFMGSWIWEVLWINIAAMLIFAIVPLLHRFGELVAPLTFIFTAYTTVFASCWEVGTGSGAKLFFLVGACLVVLVLGIEHIVLAGFLAALSAALVITAELLIPRDTGLQPPWAQTTGFVITTLSACVVVVVTVWFALRDTARAEAAMEDQYERSEALLANMLPASIAERLKEPERRVIADKYDEASVLFADIVGFTERASSTPPAELVKFLDRLYSAFDELVDKHGLEKIKVSGDSYMVVSGVPRPRPDHVHALADFALDMADVAAALKDPHGRAVPLRVGLATGPVVAGVVGSRRFFYDVWGDAVNVASRMESTDSVGQIQVPDEVYERLKDDFVLRERGHIDVKGKGVMRTWYLVGRKTPEEAADLRTEDAEAAHV from the coding sequence GTGGGCGCGAAGAAATGCGGAGCCCGATCGGCCGGCGCGGACGGCGTGCAACGCCGGCCGGATTGCGTCGCCGCCGTCCGCTCGCCGGCTCGCGACCTGCGGCAGCACTACGCCGCCAGTGCCGCTCGCCGGGCGCGCATTCTCAATATCGCGGCCTGGATGTCGGTCGTGGTCAGCGCCAGCTTCATCGGCGTGCAGTTCTTCATGGGCTCGTGGATCTGGGAAGTCCTCTGGATCAACATCGCCGCCATGCTGATCTTTGCGATCGTTCCGTTGCTGCACCGCTTCGGCGAGTTGGTGGCGCCGCTGACGTTCATCTTCACGGCGTACACCACGGTCTTCGCCAGTTGCTGGGAAGTCGGCACCGGCTCGGGCGCCAAACTGTTCTTCCTGGTCGGTGCCTGTCTGGTGGTGCTCGTGCTGGGTATCGAGCACATCGTGCTGGCCGGCTTCCTGGCCGCGCTGTCCGCCGCTCTGGTCATCACCGCCGAGCTGCTGATCCCCCGGGACACCGGCCTGCAGCCACCCTGGGCGCAGACGACAGGCTTCGTCATCACCACCCTTTCGGCATGTGTCGTGGTGGTGGTGACCGTCTGGTTCGCCCTGCGTGACACCGCACGGGCCGAGGCGGCGATGGAAGACCAGTACGAACGCTCGGAAGCGCTACTGGCCAACATGCTGCCCGCCAGCATCGCCGAACGCCTGAAAGAACCAGAGCGACGCGTCATCGCCGACAAGTACGACGAAGCCTCGGTGCTCTTCGCCGACATCGTCGGTTTCACCGAGCGCGCCAGCAGCACACCGCCGGCCGAGCTGGTCAAATTCCTGGATCGCCTGTACAGCGCCTTCGACGAACTGGTGGACAAGCACGGGCTGGAGAAGATCAAAGTCAGCGGCGACTCCTACATGGTTGTCAGCGGCGTTCCCCGGCCCCGGCCCGACCACGTCCATGCTCTGGCGGACTTCGCCCTGGACATGGCCGACGTCGCGGCCGCGCTCAAGGACCCGCACGGCCGTGCGGTGCCGCTGCGGGTCGGCCTGGCGACCGGCCCGGTGGTGGCCGGCGTCGTGGGTTCGCGCCGCTTCTTCTATGACGTCTGGGGTGACGCGGTCAACGTCGCATCCCGGATGGAATCCACCGACTCGGTCGGCCAGATTCAGGTTCCCGACGAAGTCTATGAACGCCTCAAGGACGATTTCGTGTTGCGCGAGCGGGGCCACATCGACGTCAAAGGCAAAGGCGTGATGCGCACCTGGTATCTGGTCGGTCGCAAGACGCCCGAGGAGGCCGCGGACCTGCGGACTGAGGACGCTGAAGCCGCGCACGTCTGA
- a CDS encoding cytochrome ubiquinol oxidase subunit I, which yields MNVVDISRWQFGITTVYHFLFVPLTIGLAPLLAIMQTAWVATGNVAWYRLTKFFGKLFLINFAIGVATGIVQEFQFGMNWSEYSKFVGDVFGAPLAMEGLLAFFFESTFLGLWIFGWSRLPRLVHLACIWIVAISVNVSAFFIISANSFMQHPVGVHYNPETKRAELNSIVALLTNNTGLTAFSHTVTGALLTAGTFVAAVSAWWLVRSQITTVDPGTRAMYRPATALGCWVVLLATVGLFFTGDHQGKLMFQQQPMKMASAESLCDTQTDPDFSILTVGRQNNCDALTRVIEVPYVLPFLAEGKTEGVTLQGVRDIQKNYEQRFGPNDYRPNLFVTYWSFRAMIGFLAIPVLFALLALWLTRGGRIPDQRWFARFALLTIPTPFLANIAGWVFTEMGRQPWIVAPNPTGDQNVHLTVAAGVSHNTFAMVVTSLATFTLVYAVLAVIWFWLLKRYIAEGPQEHDAEPAAPPPEDQDSDQEQVKTLSFAY from the coding sequence ATGAACGTCGTCGACATATCGCGGTGGCAGTTCGGTATCACGACCGTCTACCACTTCCTTTTCGTGCCGTTGACCATCGGCCTGGCCCCGCTGCTGGCGATCATGCAGACGGCGTGGGTGGCCACCGGCAACGTCGCGTGGTACCGGCTGACGAAGTTCTTCGGCAAGTTGTTCCTGATCAACTTCGCGATCGGGGTGGCGACCGGGATCGTGCAGGAATTCCAGTTCGGCATGAACTGGAGCGAGTACTCGAAATTCGTGGGTGACGTCTTCGGTGCGCCGCTGGCCATGGAAGGCCTACTCGCGTTCTTCTTCGAATCCACCTTCCTGGGTTTGTGGATCTTCGGCTGGAGCAGGTTGCCGCGCCTGGTGCACCTGGCCTGCATCTGGATCGTCGCGATCTCGGTGAACGTGTCCGCGTTCTTCATCATCTCGGCCAATTCGTTCATGCAGCACCCGGTGGGCGTGCACTACAACCCGGAAACCAAACGGGCCGAACTGAACAGCATCGTGGCGCTGCTGACCAACAACACCGGTCTGACGGCGTTCAGCCACACCGTCACGGGCGCGTTGCTGACGGCGGGTACGTTCGTTGCCGCCGTCAGCGCGTGGTGGCTGGTCCGGTCGCAGATCACCACGGTCGACCCGGGTACCCGGGCCATGTACCGGCCGGCCACCGCGCTGGGCTGCTGGGTGGTACTGCTGGCCACCGTCGGCCTGTTCTTCACCGGCGACCACCAGGGCAAGCTGATGTTCCAACAGCAGCCGATGAAGATGGCATCCGCGGAATCGTTGTGCGACACCCAGACTGATCCGGATTTCTCCATCCTGACCGTCGGCCGGCAGAACAACTGCGACGCACTGACCCGGGTGATCGAGGTGCCCTACGTGTTGCCTTTCCTCGCGGAAGGCAAGACGGAAGGCGTGACGCTGCAGGGCGTGCGCGACATCCAGAAGAACTACGAGCAGCGCTTCGGGCCGAATGACTACCGCCCCAACCTGTTTGTCACCTACTGGTCCTTCCGCGCGATGATCGGGTTCCTGGCCATCCCGGTGTTGTTCGCCTTGCTGGCGCTATGGCTCACCCGGGGTGGGCGGATCCCCGACCAGCGGTGGTTCGCCCGGTTTGCGCTGCTCACCATCCCGACTCCGTTCCTGGCCAACATCGCCGGCTGGGTGTTCACCGAAATGGGCCGGCAGCCATGGATTGTGGCGCCCAACCCCACCGGAGACCAGAACGTTCACCTGACGGTCGCTGCCGGCGTCTCACACAACACGTTCGCCATGGTCGTCACCTCGCTGGCCACCTTCACCCTGGTCTATGCGGTGCTTGCGGTCATCTGGTTCTGGCTGCTCAAGCGCTACATCGCCGAAGGGCCGCAGGAGCACGACGCCGAACCGGCCGCACCGCCGCCCGAAGACCAGGACTCCGATCAAGAGCAGGTCAAAACCCTGTCCTTCGCCTACTGA
- the cydC gene encoding thiol reductant ABC exporter subunit CydC yields the protein MRRAVRLSDYLLNAADLLRPRLPRLLGAIALGVLALGSALALAGVSAWLITRASQMPPVLDLSVAVVAVRTFAISRGVLRYCERLVTHDAALRAAGTARAQIYHRLATGPVASAVRLHSGELVARVGADVDALADVLVRALVPIGVAAVLSVAAVVVVGIISLPAAAVLAVCLLAAGVVAPWLAGRAAATQEAVARQHHSERDTAAMLALEHAPELRVAGVLPNFIAESQRQQRYWGTALDAAAKPAAVAEAVPTAAVGVSVIGAVVAALGMAPTAAPTTLAVLMLLPLSAFEATGALPAAAVQLTRSRIAARRLLELAPPVAETGTEMVGLPRPSGRLLARVTAGHGGTRTHDATIDLPPGARVAVTGPSGSGKTTLLMTLAGLLPPVQGQVTLDGVDVQRIREDELRRAVSFFAEDAHIFATTVRDNLLVARGDCDDDKLTAALTLVGLGDWLSGLPDGLSTVLTAGAQAVSAGQRRRLLLARAVVSPASIVLLDEPTEHLDAVDSDRILSELLSGDSELMPATRTVVVATHYLPADIDCTVTAVAGAA from the coding sequence ATGAGGCGCGCTGTGCGCCTGTCTGATTACCTCCTGAACGCCGCAGACCTGTTGCGGCCCCGACTCCCCCGCCTGCTGGGCGCCATCGCACTGGGAGTGCTGGCGCTGGGCAGCGCGCTCGCGCTGGCCGGAGTGTCGGCGTGGCTGATTACCCGCGCCTCGCAGATGCCGCCCGTGCTCGACCTGTCCGTCGCGGTCGTCGCCGTGCGCACCTTCGCGATTTCCCGTGGCGTCCTGCGCTACTGCGAGCGACTCGTCACCCACGATGCGGCGTTACGGGCTGCCGGCACGGCACGTGCGCAGATCTATCACCGGCTGGCCACCGGACCCGTCGCGAGTGCAGTCCGGCTGCATAGTGGGGAGTTGGTTGCCCGAGTCGGCGCCGACGTCGACGCGCTGGCCGACGTCCTGGTGCGGGCACTGGTACCGATCGGTGTCGCGGCCGTGCTGTCGGTGGCAGCCGTCGTGGTCGTCGGAATCATCTCGCTGCCCGCGGCGGCGGTGCTGGCGGTATGTCTGCTCGCGGCGGGTGTGGTCGCACCCTGGCTGGCGGGGCGGGCTGCCGCAACGCAGGAAGCGGTTGCCCGCCAGCATCATTCGGAGCGGGACACCGCGGCCATGCTGGCACTCGAACATGCGCCCGAATTACGCGTCGCCGGCGTTTTGCCGAATTTCATCGCCGAATCGCAACGACAGCAACGCTATTGGGGCACCGCGCTGGACGCCGCCGCCAAGCCGGCCGCCGTCGCCGAGGCCGTACCGACCGCGGCTGTCGGAGTCAGCGTGATCGGTGCCGTGGTGGCCGCGTTGGGAATGGCGCCCACCGCTGCCCCGACGACACTGGCCGTGCTGATGTTGTTGCCGCTGTCGGCATTTGAGGCCACCGGCGCGCTCCCCGCCGCCGCGGTGCAGTTGACCAGGTCGCGGATTGCGGCACGCCGTCTGCTGGAGTTGGCTCCGCCCGTGGCCGAGACCGGCACGGAGATGGTCGGGCTGCCAAGGCCGTCGGGACGGCTGCTCGCGCGCGTCACAGCCGGCCACGGGGGAACCCGCACCCATGACGCCACAATCGACCTGCCGCCCGGCGCGAGGGTGGCCGTGACCGGCCCCAGCGGCTCGGGCAAGACGACGCTGCTGATGACGCTGGCCGGGTTGTTGCCGCCGGTGCAGGGACAGGTGACCCTGGACGGAGTCGACGTGCAACGGATCCGGGAGGACGAATTGCGCCGCGCTGTGAGCTTCTTCGCCGAAGACGCCCATATCTTCGCCACCACGGTCCGGGACAACCTGCTGGTGGCTCGCGGCGACTGCGACGACGACAAGCTCACCGCGGCCCTGACATTGGTGGGTCTGGGTGACTGGCTGTCCGGACTGCCCGACGGCTTGTCCACCGTGCTGACCGCGGGGGCTCAGGCGGTTTCGGCCGGTCAGCGTCGACGGTTGTTGCTGGCCCGGGCGGTGGTCTCCCCCGCGTCCATCGTGCTGCTCGACGAGCCCACCGAACATCTCGATGCGGTCGACTCCGACCGCATCCTGTCGGAGTTGTTGTCAGGCGACAGCGAACTGATGCCCGCCACCAGGACGGTCGTGGTGGCCACCCATTATCTTCCCGCGGACATCGATTGCACGGTCACAGCTGTCGCCGGCGCGGCATGA
- the cydD gene encoding thiol reductant ABC exporter subunit CydD — MRRFLAAEVACGVVISGCAIASAIVLGSTVARVATNPSARNLRSWLGPLSILLALWAFRTVTHWLQARLGQRGASAVIADLSGQVLTAVTARQPSELATQRDAAAVVVTRGLDGLRPYFTGYLPTLLLAAILTPATVAVIACYDLKSTLIVLITLPLIPVFMVLIGLATAQRSAASLAAMTTLQSRLLDLVAGIPTLRALGRASGPEQRIAELSAAHRRSTMATLRVAFLSALVLELLATLGVALVAVGIGLRLVFGEMSLTVGLTVLLLAPDVYWPLRRIGVEYHAAQDGRAAADKAFSLIGEPVPADPKARTVSARGAQIRIESLSVAGRDGYSPQHLDAVIEPGTVTVLTGRNGAGKSTTLQVIAGLTTPSSGRVTVAGVDIGELEPAQWWRQVSWLAQRPVLIPGTVQDNLELFGALNDIESACRAAGFDTVLAELPAGLDTGLGRGGVGLSLGQRQRLGLARALGSPAPVLLLDEPTAHLDTDTEQRVLAAIAARARAGATVVVVGHREPVVAIGDRVVDVVAGNEARCAPV, encoded by the coding sequence CTGCGTCGGTTTCTGGCCGCCGAGGTGGCCTGCGGGGTCGTGATCAGCGGCTGCGCAATCGCGTCGGCGATCGTCCTGGGGAGCACCGTCGCGCGGGTGGCCACGAATCCTTCGGCACGTAACCTGCGCAGCTGGCTGGGTCCGCTGTCGATCCTGTTGGCGCTGTGGGCTTTTCGAACCGTCACCCACTGGCTGCAGGCGCGGCTGGGACAGCGGGGCGCCAGCGCGGTGATCGCCGACCTCAGCGGCCAGGTGCTGACCGCGGTGACCGCCCGTCAGCCCAGCGAACTGGCAACCCAGCGTGACGCCGCCGCGGTCGTGGTCACCCGCGGACTGGACGGCCTGCGTCCTTACTTCACCGGGTACCTGCCCACCCTGCTACTGGCCGCCATTCTGACGCCCGCCACCGTAGCCGTGATCGCGTGCTACGACCTGAAATCGACGCTGATCGTGCTGATCACGCTGCCGCTCATACCGGTCTTCATGGTGCTCATCGGCCTGGCGACGGCGCAGCGATCAGCGGCCTCGCTGGCTGCCATGACCACGCTGCAGTCCCGCCTGCTGGACCTGGTCGCCGGCATTCCCACGTTGCGTGCCCTGGGCCGCGCGTCGGGGCCCGAGCAGCGTATCGCCGAACTCAGTGCCGCCCATCGCCGTTCGACGATGGCAACCTTGCGGGTCGCGTTCCTGTCGGCCCTGGTGCTCGAATTGCTGGCCACCCTGGGCGTTGCGCTGGTTGCGGTCGGCATCGGCCTGCGACTGGTGTTCGGCGAGATGAGCCTCACCGTCGGGCTGACTGTGCTGCTTCTGGCGCCGGACGTGTACTGGCCGCTGCGGCGCATCGGGGTGGAATACCACGCGGCACAGGATGGCAGGGCCGCAGCCGACAAGGCCTTCTCCCTCATCGGCGAGCCGGTGCCTGCGGATCCCAAAGCCCGGACGGTCAGCGCACGCGGGGCGCAGATCCGCATCGAGAGCCTCAGCGTGGCCGGGCGGGACGGTTACTCGCCGCAGCACCTCGACGCGGTCATCGAGCCCGGCACGGTGACCGTACTGACCGGGCGCAACGGCGCAGGCAAAAGCACGACGCTGCAGGTGATCGCCGGTCTCACCACGCCGTCCTCGGGACGTGTCACCGTGGCCGGAGTCGACATCGGCGAGCTGGAGCCGGCCCAATGGTGGCGCCAGGTCTCATGGCTGGCCCAGCGACCTGTGCTGATACCGGGTACCGTCCAGGACAACCTGGAGCTGTTCGGCGCGCTCAATGACATCGAGAGTGCTTGCCGGGCGGCTGGATTCGATACGGTGCTGGCCGAGTTACCGGCCGGGCTGGACACCGGACTGGGGCGCGGAGGTGTGGGGCTGTCGCTCGGGCAGCGCCAACGGCTGGGTCTGGCACGAGCTCTGGGCTCACCGGCGCCGGTGCTGTTGCTCGACGAGCCCACCGCGCACCTGGACACCGACACCGAGCAACGGGTGCTGGCGGCCATCGCCGCGCGCGCCCGCGCCGGCGCGACGGTGGTGGTCGTCGGACACCGCGAGCCCGTGGTGGCCATCGGCGACAGGGTGGTGGACGTCGTCGCCGGGAATGAGGCGCGCTGTGCGCCTGTCTGA